The Leptolyngbya sp. 'hensonii' nucleotide sequence TGGGGATTGATAGTGCGTTGTGGACCCGCCGAGGGGTGCAAGAACTGATTGAGCAGCAGTGTCAAGTCGTGATGCCAATCCGGACAGTAGGGTTGTATTTATGGTGCTGGGGGTACGGTCCCCAAAAACCATTGAAGCGAGCCTATGAGCAAGACCCAGAGGCGATAGAGGAGTGGTTAGAGCACACCTACCCCGAAATTGAGCAACGTGCCGCAAGGGAAGGAGCAGAGGTCGCTTGGGGCGATGAGTCGGGACTCCGATCGGATGCTCAAGCAGAACGAGGATATGCGCCAATCGGGGAAACCCTGAGATTCATCTGAGCCAGAAAAAACGGGTGCGAATCAACTTCATTACCAGTGTGAGCAATCAAGGTAATACGGGCTTCAT carries:
- a CDS encoding winged helix-turn-helix domain-containing protein, which gives rise to MEAHFPEELGIDSALWTRRGVQELIEQQCQVVMPIRTVGLYLWCWGYGPQKPLKRAYEQDPEAIEEWLEHTYPEIEQRAAREGAEVAWGDESGLRSDAQAERGYAPIGETLRFI